The stretch of DNA CCGTTTTTCTCCTCCCCCATAGCTGCCAGGCCTGCTGGAAGTCCTGGTGGAGTATTTCCGGCGCTGCCTGATCGAGGTCTTTGGAATCCTGGAGGAATACGAGGTGGGAGACCCAGGGCAAAGAGCACTCTGTGGGTTGGAGAGCGGCCGCCTGCTCTGGCAGATGGGTGGCGGAAATACCACTGAGCACATCCAGACCTACTTTGAGAGCAAGAGGGAGTGCTCTGCGGCTGAGAGCAGTGGAAATGCTCAGGAAGGGC from Meleagris gallopavo isolate NT-WF06-2002-E0010 breed Aviagen turkey brand Nicholas breeding stock unplaced genomic scaffold, Turkey_5.1 ChrUn_random_7180001945819, whole genome shotgun sequence encodes:
- the LOC109364960 gene encoding LOW QUALITY PROTEIN: AT-rich interactive domain-containing protein 1A-like (The sequence of the model RefSeq protein was modified relative to this genomic sequence to represent the inferred CDS: inserted 1 base in 1 codon); its protein translation is PGLLEVLVEYFRRCLIEVFGILEEYEVGDPGQRALCGLESGRLLWQMGGGNTTEHIQTYFESKRECSAAESSGNAQEGQAPPSGSSSAVLEDEPRRRDETPLCLTHDWQDSLAKRCICISNIIRSLSFVPGXDTEMCKHAGLL